One region of Chryseobacterium sp. SORGH_AS_0447 genomic DNA includes:
- a CDS encoding IS1595 family transposase has product MINTNFKSVLELIHTFSSEQVCIDYLEQMRWGGAVESPFDPESKIYKCSNNRYRCKNTGKYFNVKTGTMFENTKISLQKWFLAIWLLTCGKKGISSVQLAKDIGVTQKTAWFLSHRIRECFGIENNNELEGDIECDETFIGGKNKNRHAAKKVKYSGGRNFPDKVPVMGMLQRGGKMNAYVIENTGKSNIQPLIHRYVSSKNTRVISDEWGGYKGLDKSYYHVVVDHSKKEYVNAKDKTIHTNSIEGCWKILKNSIYGIYNSVSRKHLQKYVNEFLYRFNLRSTPDHSRFIYVLKKSKVRTKYKSLIL; this is encoded by the coding sequence ATGATTAACACAAATTTCAAGTCTGTACTGGAATTAATCCACACTTTCTCTTCTGAGCAAGTATGTATCGACTACTTAGAGCAAATGAGATGGGGCGGTGCTGTTGAGAGCCCGTTCGATCCGGAATCGAAAATATATAAATGCAGTAACAACCGTTACAGGTGCAAGAATACCGGTAAATATTTCAATGTGAAAACCGGTACTATGTTTGAAAATACCAAGATCAGCCTTCAGAAATGGTTTCTGGCCATCTGGCTGCTCACCTGCGGCAAAAAGGGGATAAGTTCCGTCCAGCTTGCAAAAGATATCGGCGTTACCCAGAAGACCGCATGGTTTTTATCCCACCGCATCCGTGAATGTTTCGGAATTGAAAACAATAATGAGCTTGAAGGTGATATCGAATGTGACGAAACTTTTATCGGCGGTAAAAATAAAAACAGACACGCAGCAAAAAAAGTAAAATATTCCGGAGGACGTAATTTCCCGGATAAAGTGCCGGTAATGGGTATGTTGCAGCGCGGTGGTAAAATGAACGCCTATGTTATCGAAAATACCGGTAAAAGTAATATTCAGCCTCTAATCCATAGGTACGTGTCGTCAAAAAACACACGGGTAATCAGCGATGAATGGGGCGGGTACAAAGGACTGGATAAATCCTATTACCATGTTGTGGTTGACCATTCTAAAAAAGAGTACGTCAATGCCAAAGACAAGACGATACATACCAATAGCATTGAGGGCTGCTGGAAAATACTTAAAAATTCTATTTACGGCATCTACAATTCTGTTTCCAGAAAACATCTTCAAAAATATGTGAACGAATTTCTGTACAGGTTCAATCTGAGAAGTACTCCGGATCATAGCAGGTTCATTTATGTGCTTAAGAAAAGTAAGGTGAGAACAAAATACAAAAGTCTCATTCTATAA
- the uvrA gene encoding excinuclease ABC subunit UvrA, which yields MATNTDIDIKKQIFVKNAHLNNLKHIDVLIPKNKLIVITGVSGSGKSSLAFDTIYAEGQRRYVESLSSYARQFLGKLEKPKVDDIKGLAPSIAIQQKVISSNPRSTVGTSTEIYDYMKLLFARIGKTFSPVSGEEVKKDSVSDVVDFIKSSKKETSFLLTAPYDYDAANFGENLNVLKLAGFTRLEINGNVAGIEDLESFGFTPEKGMEINLVIDRFAYEEDESFLQRLADSIQMAFYEGRGYCSLKNMDTGKTKEFSNKFELDGIEFLEPNVHFFSFNNPYGACPTCEGYGKVIGIDEDLVIPNKTLSIFEDAVASWRGESMSEWKKDFIKKAKDFPIHKPYHQLTKEQKKYLWKGDGKSTFPSIDNFFRMLEENLYKIQYRVMLSRYRGKTLCPTCEGLRLREETSWVKIDGYNIQSMIELPLDELFPLIQELKLSEHDQEIAKRLLYEITTRLEFLLKVGLGYLTLNRTSNTLSGGESQRINLATSLGSSLVGSIYILDEPSIGLHSRDTENLIEVLHNLRDLGNTVIVVEHDEDVMKAADYIIDIGPEAGYLGGELVFAGDYKELKNADTLTSKYLTGRLEIEVPKKRRKPKEWIKIKGARQNNLKNVDVDIPLESLAVISGISGSGKSTLMKEILTNDIQIQLGMGGKKGDYDSVDFPAKLIKNIELIDQNPIGKSSRSNPVTYLKAYDDIRDLFAKQKMAKMMGYKPKHFSFNVDGGRCDECKGEGVINVSMQFMADIELECEVCKGTRFKNEILEVKYDEKNISDILHMTVDEALEFFSDNKEDKIVTKLRPLQDVGLGYLQLGQSSSTLSGGEAQRVKLASFLVKGVTTDKTLFIFDEPSTGLHFHDIQKLLKSLQALIDLGHSVIVIEHQPDIIKSADYIIDIGPEAGKHGGEVVFTGTPEQLAKDKKSHTAKYIKEKLEN from the coding sequence ATGGCTACTAATACAGATATAGATATTAAAAAACAGATTTTCGTTAAGAATGCACATCTTAATAATCTGAAACACATTGATGTTCTCATCCCCAAAAACAAGCTGATCGTCATTACTGGAGTTTCCGGAAGCGGAAAATCTTCACTGGCCTTTGACACGATTTATGCGGAAGGACAGAGAAGATACGTAGAAAGTTTAAGCTCGTACGCCCGGCAGTTTTTAGGAAAGCTGGAAAAACCGAAAGTGGATGATATCAAAGGGCTAGCCCCTTCGATCGCCATTCAGCAGAAAGTAATTTCGTCCAACCCGCGGTCTACAGTAGGAACTTCTACGGAGATTTACGACTACATGAAACTTCTTTTCGCCAGGATCGGGAAAACATTTTCCCCGGTTTCGGGAGAGGAAGTAAAAAAAGATTCCGTTTCGGATGTGGTGGATTTTATCAAGTCTTCCAAAAAAGAAACCTCATTTCTACTGACAGCTCCTTATGATTATGACGCTGCCAATTTCGGAGAGAACCTCAATGTACTCAAGCTTGCAGGTTTTACAAGGCTTGAGATCAACGGTAATGTGGCCGGAATCGAAGACCTGGAAAGTTTCGGCTTCACCCCCGAAAAAGGAATGGAAATCAATCTGGTAATCGACCGTTTTGCGTATGAAGAAGACGAGAGTTTCCTTCAGCGTCTGGCAGATTCCATCCAGATGGCTTTTTACGAAGGCCGGGGGTATTGTTCGTTAAAGAATATGGATACTGGAAAAACCAAAGAATTTTCCAACAAATTTGAACTTGACGGCATCGAATTTCTGGAGCCGAACGTTCACTTTTTCAGCTTTAACAATCCATACGGGGCCTGCCCGACCTGCGAAGGATACGGAAAGGTAATCGGAATTGATGAAGACCTGGTGATCCCGAACAAAACCTTATCGATTTTCGAAGATGCGGTGGCATCCTGGAGAGGGGAAAGCATGAGCGAATGGAAAAAGGATTTCATTAAAAAAGCAAAGGACTTCCCGATTCATAAGCCGTACCATCAATTAACCAAAGAACAGAAAAAATACCTCTGGAAGGGAGACGGGAAAAGCACTTTCCCTTCCATCGATAATTTCTTCAGGATGCTGGAGGAAAACTTATACAAGATCCAGTATCGGGTGATGCTTTCGCGTTACCGCGGAAAAACGCTCTGCCCCACCTGTGAAGGCCTGAGGCTGCGTGAAGAAACCAGCTGGGTAAAAATCGACGGATATAATATCCAGTCGATGATTGAGCTGCCGCTGGATGAGCTTTTTCCATTGATCCAGGAATTAAAATTATCCGAGCATGATCAGGAAATAGCTAAAAGGCTGTTGTACGAAATTACAACACGTCTGGAATTTTTATTAAAAGTCGGGTTAGGCTATTTAACATTGAACAGGACTTCCAATACCCTTTCGGGTGGTGAAAGTCAGCGGATCAACCTGGCGACAAGCTTAGGAAGTTCCCTGGTGGGATCTATTTATATCCTGGATGAGCCATCGATCGGCCTTCATTCCAGAGATACCGAAAATTTAATTGAAGTATTGCATAACCTTCGTGATCTTGGTAATACTGTGATTGTGGTGGAACATGATGAAGATGTAATGAAAGCCGCAGATTATATCATCGATATCGGGCCGGAAGCCGGGTATTTGGGCGGAGAGCTTGTATTTGCCGGTGATTACAAAGAACTGAAAAATGCAGACACCTTAACCTCAAAATACCTTACCGGAAGGCTGGAGATCGAAGTTCCGAAAAAACGCAGAAAACCGAAAGAGTGGATTAAAATAAAGGGGGCTCGTCAGAATAACTTAAAAAACGTGGATGTAGATATTCCTCTGGAAAGCCTGGCGGTGATTTCCGGAATTTCAGGAAGCGGAAAGTCTACTTTGATGAAAGAAATCCTGACCAATGACATCCAGATTCAGTTGGGCATGGGCGGTAAAAAAGGCGATTACGATTCTGTCGACTTTCCGGCCAAGCTGATTAAAAATATTGAGCTGATCGACCAGAATCCGATCGGGAAATCATCGCGCTCGAATCCGGTAACGTACCTGAAAGCGTATGATGACATCAGGGATCTGTTCGCCAAGCAGAAAATGGCAAAGATGATGGGCTATAAACCGAAACATTTCTCTTTCAACGTAGACGGCGGAAGATGTGATGAATGTAAAGGCGAAGGCGTAATTAACGTTTCCATGCAGTTTATGGCAGATATTGAGCTGGAATGCGAAGTGTGTAAAGGAACCCGTTTTAAAAACGAAATCCTGGAGGTAAAATATGACGAAAAAAACATTTCGGATATTCTTCACATGACCGTGGATGAAGCGCTGGAATTTTTCAGTGATAATAAAGAAGATAAGATCGTTACCAAGCTGAGACCTCTACAGGATGTCGGTTTAGGATATTTACAGCTTGGGCAGAGTTCATCTACCCTGTCCGGTGGTGAAGCACAGCGTGTAAAGCTCGCCTCCTTCCTGGTGAAAGGCGTAACAACGGACAAGACGCTGTTTATTTTTGATGAGCCGTCTACCGGGCTTCATTTCCACGATATTCAGAAATTGCTGAAGTCCCTGCAGGCTTTGATCGATCTGGGACATTCTGTAATCGTGATCGAGCATCAGCCGGATATTATCAAATCGGCAGATTACATTATCGATATCGGACCGGAAGCCGGAAAACACGGCGGTGAAGTGGTCTTTACCGGAACACCGGAACAACTGGCCAAGGACAAAAAATCCCATACGGCAAAGTACATCAAGGAAAAACTTGAAAATTAA
- a CDS encoding ClpXP adapter SpxH family protein, with amino-acid sequence MESKSTNPLLCDPATGICEVPGEKMEIGNINVKANEKPVKVIYFTDPICSSCWGIEPQLRKLKLEYGNHVDIEYRMGGLLPDWSYNSGGISKPSDVAHHWDEVSLYYDMPIDGDVWLQDPLDSSYPPSIAFKAAQLQDKTKAVEFMRELREMVFLKKKNIAKWEHIAAAAKKTGLDTDQLKKDFDGKGKELFQEDLKLAREMGVRGFPTMFFTNDAGSKEIVYGSKPYAFYETAILKVNSDTQKSEYSKNWESLFAKYSSLTAKEYSELSGTPRRESEQLLNDLSAKGSLEKLTTKNGSIWTLKSN; translated from the coding sequence ATGGAAAGTAAATCAACAAATCCGCTATTATGCGATCCTGCTACAGGAATTTGTGAAGTTCCCGGAGAAAAAATGGAGATTGGGAACATCAATGTAAAGGCTAATGAAAAACCTGTAAAAGTTATCTATTTCACAGATCCGATCTGTTCTTCATGCTGGGGAATCGAGCCGCAGCTGAGAAAGCTGAAGCTTGAATACGGAAACCATGTAGATATAGAATACAGAATGGGCGGGCTTCTTCCGGATTGGAGCTACAACAGCGGAGGGATCAGTAAACCTTCTGATGTGGCGCATCATTGGGATGAGGTAAGTTTATACTACGATATGCCGATTGACGGAGACGTGTGGCTTCAGGATCCTTTGGATTCTTCCTATCCGCCGTCGATTGCCTTTAAAGCTGCACAACTGCAGGACAAAACCAAGGCGGTCGAATTCATGAGGGAACTTCGTGAAATGGTGTTTCTAAAGAAAAAGAACATTGCAAAGTGGGAGCATATCGCAGCAGCAGCGAAAAAGACGGGACTTGATACCGATCAGCTGAAAAAAGACTTTGACGGAAAAGGAAAAGAACTTTTCCAGGAAGATCTGAAACTGGCAAGAGAAATGGGAGTAAGAGGTTTCCCGACGATGTTTTTTACCAATGATGCAGGAAGTAAAGAGATTGTATACGGATCTAAGCCGTATGCCTTTTATGAAACAGCCATTTTAAAAGTAAATTCGGATACCCAAAAATCTGAGTATTCTAAAAACTGGGAAAGCCTATTTGCTAAGTACAGTTCACTAACGGCAAAAGAGTATTCCGAACTATCCGGGACACCAAGAAGGGAGAGCGAGCAGCTGCTTAATGATCTTTCTGCTAAGGGTAGCCTTGAAAAGCTTACCACCAAGAACGGTTCAATCTGGACCCTGAAATCGAATTAA
- a CDS encoding helix-turn-helix domain-containing protein — protein MKKEASFNTSSVCKNRMNAIKDSMEILSGKWKFHILGTLMQGGKMRFMDLMREIDGIAAKMLSKELQDMEINHLIKRTVLDTKPVTVEYEVTEYGKTIEPIIDEIAKWGIEYRKSLYQK, from the coding sequence ATGAAAAAAGAAGCCAGCTTTAATACTTCTTCAGTATGCAAGAACAGGATGAACGCCATTAAGGATTCAATGGAAATCTTATCGGGGAAATGGAAATTCCATATTCTCGGAACTTTGATGCAGGGCGGAAAAATGCGTTTTATGGATCTAATGAGAGAAATCGATGGTATTGCAGCCAAAATGCTTTCCAAAGAACTTCAGGATATGGAAATCAATCACCTGATCAAACGTACGGTACTGGATACAAAGCCTGTAACGGTAGAATATGAAGTCACGGAATACGGCAAGACCATTGAGCCCATTATCGATGAAATTGCAAAATGGGGCATTGAATACAGAAAATCCCTCTATCAAAAATAA
- a CDS encoding endonuclease V has product MIYAFDTYYYDDYANTVCLAFQDWDSAQETEIFSEKTAITSDYESGAFYKRELPCIVSLLNKINLQPCDVIIVDGYVTLDENGKHGLGGYLYEALDQKFPVVGIAKNGFNSNDPERRMVFRGESKTPLFLTAKGIDVDAVQTEIEGMHGSFRIPTLLKKLDQLTRS; this is encoded by the coding sequence ATGATCTACGCTTTTGATACTTATTATTACGACGATTATGCCAATACCGTCTGTCTTGCTTTCCAGGACTGGGATTCTGCGCAGGAAACGGAAATTTTCAGTGAAAAAACTGCCATAACTTCGGATTATGAAAGTGGTGCTTTTTATAAAAGAGAACTGCCCTGTATAGTCAGCCTTTTAAATAAAATCAATCTCCAGCCGTGTGATGTGATTATCGTCGACGGTTATGTAACGCTTGATGAAAACGGTAAACATGGGCTGGGTGGTTATCTTTATGAAGCTTTAGATCAGAAATTTCCTGTGGTCGGCATTGCCAAAAACGGATTCAACAGCAATGATCCGGAAAGAAGAATGGTTTTTCGGGGTGAAAGCAAAACGCCACTTTTTCTGACGGCAAAAGGTATTGATGTTGATGCAGTACAAACCGAAATTGAAGGAATGCATGGCAGTTTCAGAATACCTACACTGCTGAAAAAACTGGATCAGCTAACGAGAAGCTAA
- a CDS encoding glyoxalase, protein MKQNVKSIRPFIGSENFEVSRSFYRDLGFEEVVIDPKMSLFRWDDIGFYLQDGYVKDWIDNTMVFIEVENTDAFFEELSSLNLTEKYQSAKVSPVQTLPWGKECFVHDPSGVLWHFGEFF, encoded by the coding sequence ATGAAACAAAATGTAAAATCAATCCGGCCTTTCATTGGTTCGGAAAATTTTGAAGTCAGCAGAAGCTTTTACCGGGATCTCGGTTTTGAAGAAGTGGTGATCGATCCGAAAATGTCATTGTTCAGATGGGATGATATTGGATTCTATCTTCAGGATGGTTATGTAAAAGACTGGATCGACAATACCATGGTTTTTATCGAAGTCGAGAATACGGATGCATTCTTTGAGGAACTTTCATCATTGAACCTTACGGAAAAATACCAATCGGCAAAAGTAAGCCCGGTACAAACCCTGCCTTGGGGAAAAGAATGTTTTGTGCATGATCCGAGCGGCGTCTTGTGGCATTTTGGTGAGTTTTTTTAG
- a CDS encoding M28 family metallopeptidase produces MRKLIIPLFSIALLVSCGASKTVSGSGTSPSSSVVKADKAFLSAYKEIKAEDLKKNLYVIASDEMEGRDTGSPGQKKAGEYMVNYYKSLGISYPKALGSYYQKVPAAFMKQRGGGNLPDSENILAFIEGSEKPEEIVVISGHYDHVGTRNGVVYNGADDDGSGTVAVMEIAKAFQAAKKAGNGPKRSILFLHVTGEEHGLFGSEFYTDNPIFPLANTVVDLNIDMIGRDDPENRGKQYVYVIGSEMLSSQLKVINEAANKMTNNLELNYKYDDPNDTERLYYRSDHYNFAKNNVPVAFFFDGIHEDYHKPTDDVEKIDYNLLAKRTQLVFATAWQLANRPERIVVDKK; encoded by the coding sequence ATGAGAAAATTAATCATTCCATTATTTTCAATCGCTCTGCTGGTAAGCTGCGGTGCTTCAAAAACCGTTTCCGGCTCTGGAACTTCACCGTCTTCTTCTGTCGTAAAAGCAGATAAGGCCTTTCTCTCTGCTTATAAAGAAATTAAGGCAGAAGATCTGAAGAAAAACTTATATGTAATTGCTTCGGATGAGATGGAAGGAAGAGATACGGGAAGCCCGGGACAGAAAAAAGCGGGAGAATATATGGTGAACTATTATAAAAGCCTGGGAATTTCTTATCCCAAGGCTCTGGGATCTTATTACCAGAAAGTCCCGGCAGCTTTTATGAAACAAAGGGGAGGCGGAAACCTTCCCGATTCTGAAAATATCCTGGCTTTCATCGAAGGTTCTGAAAAACCGGAAGAAATTGTGGTTATTTCCGGACACTATGATCATGTCGGAACAAGAAACGGGGTGGTTTACAATGGTGCGGACGACGACGGAAGCGGAACGGTGGCTGTAATGGAAATTGCAAAAGCTTTCCAGGCTGCTAAAAAAGCAGGAAACGGTCCGAAGAGATCCATTCTTTTCCTGCATGTGACAGGCGAAGAGCATGGACTGTTCGGTTCTGAATTTTATACGGATAACCCGATATTTCCGCTTGCCAATACGGTTGTCGATTTAAATATCGATATGATCGGGCGTGACGATCCGGAAAACAGAGGGAAGCAGTACGTGTATGTTATCGGTTCCGAAATGCTGAGCTCCCAGCTGAAAGTCATCAACGAGGCAGCAAATAAAATGACAAATAATCTGGAGCTGAACTATAAATACGACGACCCGAACGATACGGAAAGACTGTATTACCGCTCAGACCACTATAATTTTGCGAAGAACAACGTGCCGGTAGCATTTTTCTTCGACGGAATTCATGAAGATTATCACAAGCCGACCGATGACGTAGAGAAAATCGACTATAATCTGTTGGCGAAAAGAACCCAGCTGGTTTTTGCGACCGCCTGGCAACTGGCAAACCGGCCGGAGAGAATCGTGGTTGACAAAAAATAA
- a CDS encoding aminotransferase class I/II-fold pyridoxal phosphate-dependent enzyme yields MENIYGFNHYSFFTEMSELAVKNNSFDLSLGLPDFDIDNRMREYLKEAADLNNHNYEPLAGNPLLVQNVITFNINRKHSIRLIENEVTIVPCATFALYTSLKCILNQGDEVVIIQPSYYTYGPSVFMNGGVPVYYDLENDFSVNWEKLQNCISEKTKAVIVNSPQNPTGKIWSPDDWQQLYSLIKDREIYLISEEIYDTYCFDGLEHYSAFLHPELRKRTFGIFSFGKMFHSTGWKVGYLLASEDLTAKFRCHQQYISYGASAPCQHAIAKYLEVFDPSANQLFMQGKRDLFYELINQTPLIVEKKAEGAVFQIANFRSVSKTMTDVEFSKWLTVEKKVSCLPLSAFYNSKQDSDYIRFSFAKNDELIINALEHLRKVL; encoded by the coding sequence ATGGAGAATATTTACGGATTCAATCATTACTCTTTTTTTACCGAAATGTCTGAGCTGGCTGTTAAGAACAACAGTTTCGACCTGTCCCTGGGATTACCGGATTTCGACATCGACAACCGTATGCGGGAATACCTGAAAGAAGCGGCAGATCTTAACAATCATAATTATGAACCGCTTGCGGGAAATCCGCTGCTGGTTCAAAACGTCATCACCTTTAATATCAATAGGAAGCACAGCATCCGCCTGATCGAAAATGAAGTAACGATCGTTCCTTGTGCCACCTTTGCTCTATACACTTCCCTCAAATGTATTTTGAATCAGGGAGATGAAGTGGTGATCATCCAGCCGTCCTATTATACCTACGGACCTTCGGTTTTCATGAATGGCGGTGTTCCGGTCTATTACGATCTTGAAAACGACTTCTCGGTAAATTGGGAAAAGCTTCAGAACTGTATTTCCGAAAAAACAAAAGCGGTCATCGTTAACTCCCCTCAAAATCCTACCGGAAAAATCTGGTCACCGGACGATTGGCAACAGCTATATTCCTTAATTAAAGACCGGGAAATTTATCTTATTTCCGAAGAGATCTATGATACTTACTGTTTTGACGGACTGGAACATTACAGTGCATTTCTTCATCCGGAACTGAGAAAAAGAACATTCGGCATTTTTTCTTTCGGGAAAATGTTTCATTCTACAGGCTGGAAGGTTGGCTATCTTCTTGCTTCGGAAGACCTGACGGCAAAATTCCGGTGCCATCAGCAGTATATTTCTTACGGTGCCAGTGCGCCTTGCCAACATGCCATCGCCAAATATCTTGAAGTTTTTGACCCTTCCGCCAATCAGCTTTTTATGCAGGGAAAACGTGATCTTTTCTACGAATTAATCAATCAGACACCACTGATTGTTGAGAAGAAAGCTGAAGGAGCTGTTTTTCAGATCGCAAATTTCAGATCGGTCTCCAAAACGATGACTGACGTGGAATTTTCAAAGTGGCTGACCGTAGAAAAGAAGGTTTCCTGCCTGCCGCTGTCTGCATTTTACAATTCAAAACAGGATTCCGATTACATCCGCTTCAGCTTTGCAAAAAATGACGAGCTGATTATTAATGCGCTAGAGCATTTGAGAAAGGTGCTTTGA
- a CDS encoding sodium-translocating pyrophosphatase, which translates to MDLFVLVPIFGVIALVYTYLQSNWVNKQDAGNEKMKLISGHIADGAMAFLKAEYRILTYFVVIVAILLAVMGMSNANSHWTIGIAFIFGAVFSASAGFIGMKIATKANVRTAQAAKTSLSKALKVSFTGGSVMGMGVAGLAVLGLGALFLIIKQIFAPNSPVDSHEMERTIEILTGFSLGAESIALFARVGGGIYTKAADVGADLVGKVEAGIPEDDPRNPATIADNVGDNVGDVAGMGADLFGSYVATVLATMVLGRETISEDSFGGFAPILLPMLIAGTGIIFSIVGTLFVRINDNEDSSTSSVQNALNLGNWGSIVITAIASYFLVTYILPDKMVLRGHEFSKMGVFGAIMVGLVVGTLMSIITEYYTAMGKRPVSSIVRQSSTGHATNIIGGLSVGMESTLLPIIVLAGGIYGSYLCAGLYGVAIAAAGMMATTAMQLAIDAFGPIADNAGGIAEMCELPKEVREKTDILDAVGNTTAATGKGFAIASAALTALALFAAFVGIAGIDGIDIYRADVLAGLFVGGMIPFIFSSLAITAVGQAAMAMVEEVRRQFREIPGILEGKAQPEYEKCVAISTDASIRKMMLPGAIAIISPLLIGFIFGPEVLGGFLAGATVSGVLMGMFQNNAGGAWDNAKKSFEKGVSINGQMYYKGSDPHKASVTGDTVGDPFKDTSGPSMNILIKLMSIVSLVIAPTLAVMHKDKIEANRKAKLEALMGTTGTTIVNPAANTTAGAIVAPEVKGYLNENGDFVYDTGAIKEIELKDGKRIKIGESSQIYQLYNAVKNKDQGVLDPNKWYTIENLYFETGSSDLRPGSDAQLLNLVELLNAYPTMKIKLGGYTDNSGNEESNQKLSNLRAQTAKLKLLELGVGGDRVEAEGYGSQHPVCEANDTEECMAKNRRIDVRVLSL; encoded by the coding sequence ATGGATCTATTTGTATTAGTACCAATTTTTGGGGTGATTGCATTAGTGTATACTTACCTCCAGAGCAATTGGGTCAATAAGCAGGATGCCGGAAATGAAAAAATGAAACTTATCAGCGGACATATCGCTGACGGTGCAATGGCTTTTCTAAAAGCTGAGTACAGGATTTTAACTTATTTTGTCGTGATTGTCGCCATTCTTCTGGCGGTAATGGGCATGAGCAATGCCAATTCCCACTGGACCATCGGGATTGCCTTTATCTTCGGTGCCGTGTTTTCTGCATCGGCTGGTTTTATCGGGATGAAGATCGCAACCAAAGCCAATGTGCGGACCGCCCAGGCAGCAAAAACTTCACTTTCAAAAGCGCTGAAAGTTTCTTTTACGGGAGGTTCCGTTATGGGAATGGGCGTTGCGGGATTAGCCGTTTTAGGATTGGGAGCGCTGTTTTTAATTATTAAACAGATTTTCGCACCCAATTCTCCGGTAGATTCCCATGAAATGGAAAGAACCATTGAAATTTTGACAGGATTTTCTTTGGGAGCTGAATCCATCGCGCTTTTCGCAAGAGTAGGCGGGGGAATTTATACAAAAGCTGCCGATGTCGGTGCCGATTTGGTAGGAAAAGTAGAAGCCGGAATCCCGGAGGACGATCCGAGAAACCCGGCGACGATTGCGGATAATGTAGGTGATAACGTGGGCGACGTTGCCGGGATGGGAGCGGATTTGTTCGGCTCTTATGTGGCCACGGTGCTCGCGACCATGGTTTTGGGAAGAGAAACAATTTCTGAAGATTCTTTCGGCGGTTTTGCACCCATCCTTTTACCGATGCTTATTGCCGGGACAGGGATTATTTTCTCGATCGTCGGGACTTTGTTTGTAAGGATTAATGATAACGAAGATTCTTCTACTTCCAGTGTACAGAACGCTCTGAATCTCGGGAACTGGGGCAGCATCGTTATTACTGCCATCGCTTCTTACTTCCTGGTAACCTATATTCTGCCGGATAAAATGGTATTGAGAGGACACGAATTTTCCAAAATGGGCGTCTTCGGAGCCATCATGGTAGGGCTTGTAGTCGGAACTTTAATGAGTATTATTACAGAATATTATACCGCGATGGGAAAAAGGCCGGTTTCCAGCATTGTCAGACAATCCTCGACCGGACATGCGACCAACATCATCGGCGGGCTTTCCGTAGGAATGGAATCTACTTTACTGCCGATCATTGTATTGGCCGGCGGAATTTACGGTTCCTATCTCTGCGCCGGATTGTATGGCGTTGCGATTGCCGCGGCAGGAATGATGGCAACAACCGCCATGCAGCTTGCTATTGATGCCTTCGGACCGATTGCTGATAACGCAGGCGGAATTGCCGAAATGTGCGAATTGCCGAAAGAAGTCCGTGAAAAAACAGATATTCTGGATGCGGTAGGAAATACAACAGCTGCCACAGGTAAAGGATTTGCCATTGCTTCCGCTGCATTGACGGCTTTGGCTTTATTTGCTGCCTTCGTAGGAATTGCAGGTATCGACGGCATCGATATTTACCGGGCTGATGTTCTGGCCGGACTGTTTGTCGGCGGAATGATTCCTTTTATTTTCTCTTCTTTAGCCATTACAGCAGTCGGACAGGCAGCAATGGCGATGGTGGAAGAAGTTAGAAGACAGTTCCGGGAAATTCCGGGGATTCTCGAAGGAAAGGCACAGCCGGAATATGAAAAGTGCGTGGCTATTTCTACCGATGCATCCATCAGAAAAATGATGCTGCCGGGAGCCATTGCAATTATTTCCCCGTTGCTGATCGGATTTATCTTCGGACCCGAAGTATTAGGCGGATTTTTAGCAGGAGCCACGGTAAGCGGAGTACTGATGGGAATGTTCCAGAATAACGCCGGCGGAGCCTGGGACAATGCAAAAAAATCTTTTGAAAAAGGAGTAAGTATCAACGGGCAGATGTATTACAAAGGATCTGACCCTCATAAAGCTTCCGTAACAGGAGATACCGTTGGAGATCCTTTCAAAGATACTTCAGGCCCTTCCATGAATATCCTTATCAAATTGATGTCAATTGTATCGTTGGTTATTGCACCTACTTTAGCGGTTATGCACAAAGATAAAATTGAAGCCAACAGAAAAGCAAAACTGGAAGCATTAATGGGAACCACCGGTACAACCATTGTTAATCCTGCTGCCAATACTACGGCCGGAGCAATTGTAGCACCTGAAGTGAAAGGATATCTTAATGAAAACGGAGATTTTGTATATGATACGGGAGCTATAAAAGAAATAGAGCTTAAAGATGGTAAAAGAATAAAAATAGGTGAGAGCAGCCAGATTTATCAGCTGTATAATGCCGTTAAAAATAAAGATCAGGGCGTTCTGGATCCCAACAAATGGTATACTATTGAAAATCTTTATTTTGAAACCGGATCGAGCGATTTAAGACCGGGTTCCGATGCACAGCTGCTGAATCTCGTAGAACTTTTAAACGCCTATCCGACAATGAAAATAAAACTGGGAGGCTATACCGATAACAGCGGAAACGAAGAAAGCAACCAGAAGCTGTCCAACCTCAGGGCACAGACGGCAAAGCTTAAATTACTGGAGCTTGGTGTAGGCGGTGACAGGGTAGAAGCGGAGGGCTATGGATCCCAGCATCCGGTATGTGAAGCCAACGATACCGAAGAGTGTATGGCGAAAAACAGGAGGATTGATGTAAGAGTATTATCGCTATAA